The Puniceicoccus vermicola genomic sequence CCGGCCAACGTTTTGAAATTCTTCCTCAAGAACCGTGACGCCTTTGCCTTCGACCCGACCAACCCGAATGCCGGCTTCCGTTATCCATCTCCGCCCTCTGCCTCCGACGAATCTCCCGAAGAAGAAGGATCCTGAGGGAGGAGGAATCTTCGCGCTTACTGTCTGTTTATCCGTATTTTTTAGCTTATGAAAACCTTCCGTCTCTCAAAACTTTTTCCGTCTCTTCTGTTGGGGAGTGTTCTGCTCACGGCTGCAGAGGGGGCCGCTTCCGATCGGGTTGATCTCGCTGAGTTCTTGGATGAAGATTCCACGTTCCTGTTTCTGGTCCGCGATATGCCGGAATTGGAAAGCGGATTCAGCGAGAGTGCTTTTGGCGAGCTCATGGAAAATGAAGATCTGCGCCAATTTCTCTCCTCCATAGTCGACCGCGACGTGGACGCGGAGATGGACGAGTCCGCAGATGGAGGAAAGCCGGAGGGTCTCTTCGGAGATGTGGCGAAGGAGCAGTGGGAACAGTATGGGCATCTCTTCGACGGAGCTCTTGCCTTCGGATTGACCGCTCCTTCTTTTGATGGGAAGAATTTCGAGGAATGGAGTCCAGATAAGGGCGGCCATTTTTTCATCCTCGGGGAGTTCGCGGGGACGGAGGAAGACTTTTCGGAATTTCTCGATCCGTGGAGCGATGAGCGCCCCGAGAACCTTCTGCCGGGTCAGGAGCCGTATCTCTATGATGAAGATTTCATGGGATACACCCTGCATGTGGAGGAGGTGCTGAACGAGGAGGGAGCTTTGGTTCGGCGCAATGGCTGGGCATTGGTTGATGGGATCCTCGTATTGGCCGAGCCGATGGAGAGCCTTCGCGATGTGGTGGCCCGCATCGCCGATCCGTCCGAGGGGGGCGGGATCGGGCAGTCGGACCGTTTCCTCGATGTGAAAGACCGAGCCGGTGACGGTGATGTTTTGCTGTATCTCGACCTTGAAGAGCTGGCACGGATCATGGGGAAGGGAATGGAGATCGGTATGAATCGGAGTTTGGCCGAGGGCGGTAACCCCTTGGGCATTGAGCCGGCGAAAGTGGTCGAAGCGATCGGTTTGGGGGCTCTCGATTCCCTCCATCTCTCGGTGAACTTCGGGGCGGAGGAATCCGTAGTCCGGGGAGGCTTGTCCTACAGCGAGAAGAAAGGGGTGCTCAATTTGCTGTCCTATGGCGAGGGCCCGATTCCCTATTCGTCCTTGCCTCCCGAGGATGCGGTTTCTTCCAGTGTGGGCCGAGTCCGTTGGAATGAGGTTTGGAGTGGGATTAAAGAGATGCTGGGAGAGATTAGCCCGAATCTTACGATCATGCTGGAGATGACCCGGAAAAATTTCGAAAGAACGACGGGTGTGGATTTTGAAAGGAGCCTGATCGGAGCCTTGGGGGAGGAGACGGTGACCTACGCCACTCTCCGCGAGACTTCCGATCCCGAGGGCGACGATCTGATGCTTCTGGATTCGGTCATTGCCATTCAATTACGGGACCCGAATGGATTTAATCTGGCGATTGAAGGGGTGAAGGGGATGTTTGGCCTCGACGCCTTTTTTGAAGAAACGAATTTCGGGGGCGCGACCATTTTTACTTCCGCGCAAGCGATGCCGGGAGATCCCGAGAGCTACGTGTCCTATGCACTGACGGGGGACTACTTTCTCTTTGCAACGGGGAAGGGTGGGCTTCTGCAGGATGCGGTCTCCCGGATGAATGGGCGGGATTCCGGTTTCTGGAATCGCCCCGACGTGCAGGAGGTCGTCGCCGAGTTACCTCCGGAAGCGGTGGGCGCCAGTTATTCGGACCTCGGTTTGTTGCTCGGCAATATGATTGATGTGGCGATCGCTGTTCGATCTCAGGATCCTGAGGCCGAAGAAATCCCTGAGGGAGTTCGTAATCTCTCGAAGGGAGATCTTTTTCCTCACTTTGTGATTACGGGACAAGTGCCGGATGAGGATGGGTTCTTTTTCGAGAGCCTTATTCTACCCATGGAAAGGCTGGAGCAATGAGTCCGCGCCTTGTTGTCACGGCTGTCGGGTTGGGTCTCGCGGGACTCACCCTGTGGGGCGGAGATTCTCCGGAGTTGTCCGGATTTGGCCCGCCGATCGTTACCAAGCTGGACTGGGATACCCGCTCGCTGCAGGTGGGTGATATCAACGGCGATGGGGAGAAGGACCTTTTCCTAGTCAACAATGATCGAGGCCGGATCGATTTCCTCCTCCGGCAGACTGAGGGCGAGGCACCACCGCCGATGGGGCGCACGGTCCGGAAAAACCGTTGGGAGCCGGAGTTGGAGGACGCATTTTTTCGCGAGGAGAATCTGTCGACCGGATTCCCGGTTTTCGCGGTTGTGGGGGGAGATTTTAATGGCGACGGGCTCGTCGATTTTGCCTACACAGGCAGAGAGGAGCCTCTCTCGATCCGCTATCAACGGGAGGAGGGCGGATTTGAGGATGCGGTGACCTATGACCAGTTTTCGTCCCGCCCTTGGACGAGCACCGTAAAAGCGGGCGACATTGACGGAGATGGGCGGACGGATCTGATCGTTCTCGGCGAGGAGGATATACTTCTCTTTCACCAAGGAGAGGAGGGTCTGGCCGATTCTCCGGACAAGCTGCGTTTGACCGCCGACACTGCCTATGGCATCGATTTAGCCGATATTAATGGAGATGGGCGGCCCGATATCTTTTACACGGCGGGCTCTGGTGCCCGGGCGTGGAGGGTTCGGCTGCAGGAAGAATCGGGAGCCTTCGGACCCGAGCAGGCCTTCGATCTGAAAATTGGATCGGCCTATGTCTACGCCCTGCGGTCCGAAAACCTGGAGGAGCCGACGTTTGCCTACATCGCCCAGAATTCCGGTGCCATCAATCTCTTTGCGATGCGCGAACGCTCCGCTGAGTCGGCCGGTTTTGAGGAGGCGCGGCCGCGGATCTATCCGGTTTCGTCGGGGGATGCCCCGGCCGCCTATGCCTATGGAGATTTTGACGGCGACGGGTTGGGCGAGCTGGCCGTCGCAGATCCCGAGGAGTCTTCGATTTTGCTCTATCGTCAGGAGGGCGGCTGGAACTTCCAGTCCCCGCAATCCTTTCCCTCCCTGCTGGGAATTTCTGAGTTGATCGCGGTCCCGCGGGAAGGGGGAAAGGGGGACGATCTCGCGGTTTTCAGCAGCCAGGAGAATTTTG encodes the following:
- a CDS encoding FG-GAP repeat domain-containing protein; amino-acid sequence: MSPRLVVTAVGLGLAGLTLWGGDSPELSGFGPPIVTKLDWDTRSLQVGDINGDGEKDLFLVNNDRGRIDFLLRQTEGEAPPPMGRTVRKNRWEPELEDAFFREENLSTGFPVFAVVGGDFNGDGLVDFAYTGREEPLSIRYQREEGGFEDAVTYDQFSSRPWTSTVKAGDIDGDGRTDLIVLGEEDILLFHQGEEGLADSPDKLRLTADTAYGIDLADINGDGRPDIFYTAGSGARAWRVRLQEESGAFGPEQAFDLKIGSAYVYALRSENLEEPTFAYIAQNSGAINLFAMRERSAESAGFEEARPRIYPVSSGDAPAAYAYGDFDGDGLGELAVADPEESSILLYRQEGGWNFQSPQSFPSLLGISELIAVPREGGKGDDLAVFSSQENFAGLSRMTEEGRFAFPVPFPVEGEIQTLAYGRFAEGGPPQLIGVTKNGRDYNLVVLERGGDHPSGFRLVREESVPNVKRSPGGLVVFDLNDDGQKEILLLAPREAARIFRLAPENEEEADEDEKDVSKESALVEIAGESSVRKSLLNGLDRNQLGYGDVDWDGKDELIVAAQGFARAVGLDADDRFVILDQFNARSSGDVVRIPVLVDVDGDGESELLFYDSEAGVMQRLQRDEKGVLRYRDSADVGWLEARGVLVNQDDSGSSLLVLGSDRFWVLPLLAGEWETVPVSSYETDLLDVSPTELVFSSSETGPPFPVVSVDGQEHVIELLDWSPPDEWASRLHFTVFEQNLHYRGRVGAPEEPREALLDDLTGDGIPDLVILVHDRILIYPGE